From a single Nothobranchius furzeri strain GRZ-AD chromosome 7, NfurGRZ-RIMD1, whole genome shotgun sequence genomic region:
- the tspan34a gene encoding tetraspanin 34a — MCCSGFLKIMMFVFNGGIFLAGAAILGVGVWVKVDSGSLFGLLEQVEDAPDGLSQLVNVSYLLIGVGAALLVIGFLGCCGAIRESRCMLMTFFCIVLIIFLAEVAGAIVLLVFQDVAHQLLDDVEDKVIASIRKSFGEENSMTSLWNATMEEFKCCGYRNYTDFIGSPFYHVHSGELYPPNCCWTNVTVGDCKTDKAEAAMVEGCFKKFLELIEQNAVIIAGVALGIAALEVAAMVVSMILYKKVGSKA; from the exons ATGTGTTGCTCTGGTTTTCTCAAAATTATGATGTTCGTCTTCAACGGCGGCATCTTT CTGGCAGGTGCAGCCATCCTGGGTGTGGGCGTGTGGGTGAAGGTGGACAGCGGGTCTCTGTTCGGGTTACTGGAGCAAGTGGAAGACGCTCCGGATGGATTATCCCAACTGGTCAACGTCAGCTACCTGCTGATCGGTGTGGGCGCGGCGCTTCTGGTCATCGGCTTTCTGGGGTGCTGTGGAGCCATCAGGGAGAGCAGGTGCATGCTGATGACG TTCTTCTGCATCGTGCTGATTATCTTCCTGGCTGAGGTTGCAGGCGCCATAGTTCTGCTCGTCTTCCAGGATGTG gctcatcagcttctggatgatgTGGAGGATAAAGTGATAGCGAGCATTCGAAAGAGTTTTGGAGAGGAGAACAGCATGACGTCTCTCTGGAACGCCACCATGGAGGAG TTTAAATGCTGTGGATACAGGAACTACACAGACTTTATTGGGTCTCCTTTCTACCACGTGCACAGTGGTGAGCTCTACCCCCCCAACTGCTGCTGGACAAATGTCACTGTGGGAGATTGTAAAACAGACAAAGCCGAGGCGGCG ATGGTCGAAGGCTGCTTTAAAAAGTTCCTGGAGCTGATCGAGCAGAACGCTGTGATCATTGCTGGTGTGGCTTTGGGGATCGCTGCTCTGGAG